One Eubacterium sp. 1001713B170207_170306_E7 genomic region harbors:
- a CDS encoding Ig-like domain-containing protein codes for MFTLRGWGRLVPALAVFLILSVAFGSNSVSAEGTLGLWTTQAVAVSSAPEAVPLSGDAAVPFKKNPEDCTVRVGEPAAFDAVCDTDFNENQLVYRWYGRLKDSQNWQPVSSDTDYEPGKETSILNDQTARDMDGTQFKCTVINVDGLVLAESSAATLTVTDPIWVKNITIHRVSNSVHAQSVLLMKAMVEPADASIKTVRWSVTDGTGSASIDENSGLLTGGIEGTVTVTTEAADGSGVKATAEITVLPALLPMKADTSWYNPDGTVFNLSTREQLNGLAALVNGGTDTMSGKTINLTADIDFSGLAWQSIGDGQSMSSETFCGTFDGQGHTVTLGDLTAVSPDSLIIGLFGHVGSMENPTVLRDLNIAVNGSLTAESTVAKHYDFVGALAGRILNTTVENVRVGGTGNLIASAATDYGTPCVGGLVGVAQKSTLNRCASALDIHTPDTDVLTATNYGGIAGAAVDTRILNCENSGSFRITTASPLEIGGIASTISGDDSSLSSMISNSYNRGDMTLTLVSDTTKSIEAGGITGDVFKSQGKSCKVENTYSAGTIMVDSAQKDNVHLGGIAGIMRPEGEIVSNYFDATLLPDAHGIGLDEQTGAPSDAGAAGLSSADMKSPEKLLKSLNAVADAQTDYLSWKTGGDGYPVLTPKNPARVFSITATAGSGGTVAPAGTVTVKEGENMHFTISPDPGCQIRDVLADGVSVGEVSEYSFTAVSADHTLTAYFEPQSRPSPTPPKPTPGPDTGMSNPLSGGLTAAALLAAACALTLAIARRHR; via the coding sequence ATGTTTACTTTACGAGGATGGGGCAGGCTGGTTCCTGCGCTCGCAGTTTTTCTGATTCTGTCCGTCGCCTTTGGTTCGAACAGCGTCTCAGCCGAAGGTACCTTAGGACTTTGGACAACACAGGCCGTCGCAGTCAGCTCTGCGCCGGAAGCCGTGCCGCTGTCTGGAGACGCCGCAGTCCCCTTTAAGAAAAACCCAGAGGACTGCACTGTCCGAGTGGGCGAGCCCGCGGCGTTCGACGCTGTCTGCGACACCGATTTTAATGAGAATCAGCTGGTTTACCGCTGGTATGGCCGGCTTAAGGACAGTCAAAACTGGCAGCCGGTCAGCAGTGACACCGACTACGAGCCTGGAAAAGAGACCAGTATCCTAAACGACCAGACTGCCCGGGACATGGACGGTACACAATTTAAATGCACGGTCATCAACGTGGACGGTTTGGTTCTCGCCGAATCCAGCGCCGCGACACTGACCGTCACCGACCCGATCTGGGTTAAGAATATCACCATCCATCGGGTATCCAACAGTGTCCACGCCCAAAGTGTCCTGCTGATGAAAGCGATGGTCGAACCAGCTGATGCCAGTATTAAAACGGTGCGCTGGTCCGTGACGGACGGCACCGGCTCGGCATCCATTGACGAGAACAGCGGCCTGCTGACCGGCGGCATCGAGGGAACAGTCACCGTCACTACCGAGGCCGCCGACGGCTCCGGCGTCAAAGCCACAGCGGAGATAACCGTTCTGCCAGCGCTCCTCCCCATGAAAGCCGATACCAGCTGGTACAATCCGGACGGCACGGTTTTTAACCTGAGCACCCGGGAGCAGCTGAACGGTCTGGCGGCTCTGGTCAACGGCGGTACCGACACCATGAGCGGAAAAACCATCAATCTGACGGCGGATATTGATTTTTCAGGTCTTGCCTGGCAGTCCATCGGCGACGGTCAAAGCATGTCCTCTGAGACCTTCTGCGGTACTTTTGACGGTCAGGGACATACCGTCACCCTCGGCGATCTCACGGCCGTCAGTCCAGATTCCCTCATTATCGGCCTGTTCGGCCATGTCGGCTCCATGGAAAACCCAACAGTGCTCCGTGACCTGAACATTGCTGTAAACGGCAGCCTCACAGCCGAGTCGACCGTCGCCAAGCACTACGATTTTGTCGGGGCGCTGGCCGGACGTATCCTCAACACCACGGTTGAGAATGTCCGGGTCGGCGGCACCGGAAACCTGATCGCAAGCGCGGCGACAGACTACGGTACCCCCTGTGTTGGCGGCCTGGTGGGTGTTGCGCAGAAAAGCACCCTCAACCGCTGTGCCAGTGCCCTCGACATCCATACACCTGATACAGATGTCCTCACCGCCACCAATTACGGCGGTATTGCCGGCGCCGCCGTAGACACCCGCATCCTCAACTGTGAAAACAGCGGCTCTTTCCGGATCACCACCGCTTCTCCGCTGGAAATCGGCGGCATCGCCAGCACCATTTCCGGAGATGATTCCAGCCTGAGCAGTATGATTTCAAACAGCTATAACCGTGGCGACATGACACTCACCCTTGTCTCCGATACCACCAAAAGCATTGAGGCCGGCGGCATTACCGGCGATGTGTTTAAAAGCCAGGGAAAAAGCTGCAAGGTTGAAAACACCTATTCCGCCGGAACCATCATGGTGGACTCCGCCCAGAAGGACAATGTTCATCTCGGCGGCATCGCCGGAATCATGCGGCCAGAGGGCGAGATCGTGTCTAACTATTTCGACGCCACGCTGCTGCCAGATGCCCACGGTATCGGCCTTGACGAGCAAACCGGCGCGCCCTCTGACGCCGGCGCAGCAGGACTTTCCAGCGCAGATATGAAATCACCGGAAAAGCTGCTCAAAAGCCTGAATGCCGTGGCGGACGCACAGACCGATTACCTCTCCTGGAAAACCGGCGGCGACGGCTACCCGGTGCTGACACCTAAAAACCCGGCGCGCGTGTTCAGCATCACCGCCACAGCCGGTTCCGGCGGCACGGTCGCACCCGCTGGAACTGTAACGGTTAAAGAAGGTGAGAACATGCACTTCACGATCTCACCCGACCCAGGCTGCCAGATCCGGGATGTCCTGGCAGACGGCGTCTCAGTCGGTGAGGTTAGCGAGTACAGCTTCACTGCAGTCAGTGCAGACCATACCCTGACAGCCTACTTTGAGCCACAAAGCCGTCCTTCACCCACACCGCCGAAGCCCACACCCGGCCCGGATACCGGCATGTCAAACCCACTGTCCGGCGGCCTGACGGCCGCTGCTCTGCTGGCCGCCGCCTGCGCCCTAACGCTCGCGATAGCCCGCAGGCACCGATAA